The Triticum dicoccoides isolate Atlit2015 ecotype Zavitan chromosome 6A, WEW_v2.0, whole genome shotgun sequence genome has a window encoding:
- the LOC119316613 gene encoding uncharacterized protein At2g34160-like, which yields MEEVTEAVNNLTIGEGAAATAGAEGHKKNRIQVSNTKKPLFFYVNLAKRYMQLHEEVELSALGMAIATVVTVAEILKNNGLAVEKKIMTSTVDVKDDTRNRPIQKAKIEILIGKTEKFDELMAAAAEEREAAGAEEEQS from the exons ATGGAGGAGGTGACGGAGGCGGTGAACAACCTTACCATAGGGGAAGGAGCAGCGGCGACGGCGGGAGCGGAGGGGCACAAGAAGAACCGCATCCAGGTCTCCAACACCAAGAAGCCCCTCTTCTTCTACGTCAACCTCGCCAAG AGGTACATGCAGCTGCACGAAGAGGTGGAGCTCTCGGCCCTCGGCATGG CTATTGCAACTGTGGTGACTGTTGCGGAAATTCTAAAAAATAACGGCCTTGCTGTTGAGAAGA AAATAATGACATCTACTGTTGATGTCAAAGATGATACAAGGAACCGCCCTATccagaaggccaag ATCGAAATATTGATTGGCAAGACGGAGAAATTCGATGAACTGATGGCTGCCGCTGCAGAGGAGAGGGAGGCAGCGGGCGCTGAGGAAGAGCAAAGCTGA
- the LOC119316615 gene encoding uncharacterized protein LOC119316615 has product MRLDVNGTCSMWLLLGCPFVCVHSLKQNLHLLSQRRRPDGADSLSTPVGGPVMRPDHCKLLHLCQQPNQVEVVVLAPLFCFMLMRYKSASSADEDLSVAMLMRMQDPPPPASPSDCRELGRQINYEEVKAELEWGGRQHEGAGDISIFQNDLLGPNEDRCLVVDIRCTANIELQKNIMKEVGEAGGDHIPTQSAS; this is encoded by the exons ATGCGTCTGGATGTGAATGGCACTTGCAGTATGTGGCTGCTCCTTGGTTGTCCATTTGTATGCGTCCATAG TCTGAAGCAGAACCTCCATCTTCTATCTCAACGTCGGCGGCCCGACGGCGCCGACTCCTTATCGACGCCCGTCGGCGGCCCGGTGATGCGACCAGATCACTGCAAATTGCTCCATTTGTGTCAGCAGCCTAATCAG GTGGAGGTGGTCGTGCTGGCGCCACTGTTTTGCTTCATGCTGATGCGGTATAAAAGTGCCTCCTCGGCAGATGAGGACCTGAGCGTGGCCATGCTAATGAGGATGCAGGATCCACCGCCACCGGCCAGTCCGA GTGATTGCAGAGAACTTGGCAGGCAGATCAATTACGAGGAGGTCAAGGCTGAGCTGGAGTGGGGTGGGCGCCAACATGAAGGAGCTGGAGATATCTCTATTTTT CAAAATGACCTGCTTGGACCGAACGAGGACAGGTGTCTGGTGGTGGACATAAGATGCACGGCGAACATTGAGCTACAGAAGAACATTATGAAAG AGGTTGGAGAGGCTGGAGGAGACCATATACCAACACAAAGCGCATCTTGA